The proteins below come from a single Falco rusticolus isolate bFalRus1 chromosome 8, bFalRus1.pri, whole genome shotgun sequence genomic window:
- the S100B gene encoding protein S100-B gives MSELEKAMIAIIDAFHQYSGKEGDKHKLKKSELKELINNELTHFLGEIKDQETVDKVMEALDSDGDAECDFQEFVAFIAMVTAACHEFFEHE, from the exons ATGTCTGAGCTGGAGAAAGCCATGATTGCCATCATTGATGCCTTTCACCAGTActcagggaaggagggagataAGCACAAGCTGAAGAAATCAGAACTGAAGGAACTCATTAACAACGAGTTGACCCATTTCCTTGGC GAGATCAAAGACCAGGAGACTGTGGACAAAGTCATGGAGGCACTGGACAGCGATGGGGATGCAGAGTGCGACTTCCAGGAGTTTGTAGCCTTCATTGCCATGGTCACCGCTGCTTGCCATGAGTTCTTTGAGCATGAGTGA